The DNA region AAATGAATATTAAACATAATCGACATATGAATTATCATGGATCACACacttattaataattttttaaaataataagtaAAATATGACAATTtctttatgattttttattttttatcaagaCAACTAGGCAGTACAACTTCTATGTGCTATATCAACTACTATCACCTTTACCACTTAGGTCAACTGATTGATTTATGTATTTCAGTACCCTGCAGCTACTACAGTTACAGTTTACATACAACCCCAAACTCCAATTTCAGTGACAGTTAAGTAATGTAGGTTTGAAGTGTGTGTACATATAAATATTTCAAACTATGTGATTGCCATTTATGTTGGTGTAAGTGTTCTACATTTGTAGTTGTGTTTTATATATCTTCCAATTTATGGTCAAGGCCAAAGAACACCATAGTAAGACATGTTACAGCACTAGTGGCTTCTCATTCTCTACAAAGCCTTTCAATCTTGGATGTATAATCCTTCTTCCTCCATAGTTCATTCTCATTTCTAAAAGCTGAAGGTTCCTCACCCACATCATCTAGCAAAAAAAGTAGTAACAATCTAACAAATGGGTGTGAGTCGAAACTCTATGTTTTTATCCACCTGATGAAACTATTCAGATTATTGTTTGACAAACCACCTTGGCCAGTACTAATTTGAACCTTCACCATGAGATCTGCAGCCCTTGCTTTCAAGCCTTCATCATTCAAAAGCTTCTCTATTTTACTTCCGATTTCACACTGCGTGATTACACCACTTCCATCTCGTTCAAGCCCCAATCCTACCTTCCAAACATCACATATATAGTTCCTATTTAGAAATTGATCAGCAAAGTAAGGCCAACACAAGATAGGGATCCCATTGCTGACACTTTCCAATGTGGAGTTCCAACCACAGTGGCTTATGAAGCAAGCAACAGAAGAATGGCTCAGAATTCTTTGTTGTGGTGCCCAATTCACCATTCTACCTTGTTTACACATTCTTTCCTCAAATCCTTCTGGAtatgcatttttggtcccttcTATGATGTCTGGTTGCACAACCCACAAGAAAGGTCTATTGGACAGTTCAAGGCCTAAACACAGTTCTTGGAACTGTGTAGGATCGAAAGTTGTGAAGCTTCCAAATGCAACATAAATTACTGAATTTGGTGGCTGTTGATCTAGCCATTTCAAACAACTCAGTTCTTGTGGCCAGAAGTTTCCTGCTGAGTGTTTAAATTGATTCCTTGATAAAACTGGCCCAATGGGTGTGATTTCTGGAGCCAGAGAAAATGCAGCAGGCTCAAGTTCATGAGTGGAATTGCAAAGAAGCCATTCAATTTTCTGTGTAGATTTTATGTTTTTAACCATGAGCTGAAAAATATGCTTCTGAGCTATCTTGTTCCCCAGGGAAACCCAGACAAGGTTTTCTGTACTTATGCTTGGCATTGTGGGTGATAGCTGAATGACCTGTTTTTTCAGTGGAGTTCCTAGGTAATTTAAACTTTAGATGTCAAAGGCATAATAATTAAATCAACATCATCTATCTTAATGGTATATCTATTTCAAGAGTCATGAAATTTGGTTTGATTTTAATTCAATGAACAACATTAAACATTTTAGTATGACATATTTAGTGCATGCCTTTGGAAGCATTGAACTTATAATCACACTAGGAAGTATAGATATACTTGTGTGTCTAAGATTATTGACTCaggaaggaattggaaaatatTATGGACGTTCCCTCTTCCTTTGCCATATAGAATGATGTGTTGAAATGTGTCATGCCAGGTTATACAATTTTTAGATTTACTACTTGTTTTCCCAAGAAGTCCATTTTCATATAACATGTTAGAGTGTGTTTGGTTTCCTAACAGGAAaccccagaatcaattctggtagaataaaatcaatttttgatGAAAATATTGATGATTAGGAGTCATTTTTGGAGAATTAATTTTAGATCCAAATTCAATTCTGGTAGAAGCTAGATATAGTAGTTTTTGTGTTGAACATAATTAATCGTGAGATTTGACAACTGAATTTCACAACATTACCCAATAAAAATCACTTATTCATAAATGTATCAAAACATTAATCacttcattttcaaaacacGCACTTAGCTGTATCACTTTTATGCATTCAAAAATGAATATTCAGTGCCCCAGGCTCAGCTTAAGTGATTGGGAATCCAAGTTTGTATTccaatgtgaaaaaaaaacaaaaaatgaataaatgaaTCTTCTATTGTATGAACTCACCATCTTTGTCAATGATCCCATTATCAATCAATTTGGGGATGCTCAATCCCAACACCAATTGTGCTGCTGATGCAGGACAAAATGCTGCTCTTTGAATTCCTTTCCTCTCTACTATCTCAAGGGCCCATCCAAGGCTCTGATCAGCAAGGACACATGTAATCTTTTCACTCTCTGATCCATTAATGCATTCAATAAGCTCCTCAACTTTCTCTGGCATAACCTTCAAGACTCCTTCAGATGATTTCCCTGGTTTTTTCCTCTCCTCAGATGATTCTAATCCATCAGATACCCATACTAGACTAATTTGAGATAACAAATCATTTCCACTTGGAAGTGAACTCACTATCCTCTCATGATTATCCTTGGTGTTTACAAAAGTTATTCTGATACCTTGTTTGGCTAAGTAAAGAGAAAGCTCCATTAGAGGAATCACATGCCCTTGTACTGGGTAAGGTACAACCATAACATGTGGCCTTGCCATCCCAGCTATCCCTAGCTATGCACATTAACAAAATAGCTCTTGCTATATATTGTCAAACTGAAGTTTATCTCAAGATTCTTGGGGGGAATGAGTGATTGATCCTATTGTTGTTTACTTGTCTTCATGTGTTATGACTCATGACATATTTTAGTAGCGTACAATGAAGACAGGATCTGGTGTCTTTGCAAAACATCGTACcatcaaataataataaaaa from Lotus japonicus ecotype B-129 chromosome 2, LjGifu_v1.2 includes:
- the LOC130735662 gene encoding UDP-glycosyltransferase 83A1: MARPHVMVVPYPVQGHVIPLMELSLYLAKQGIRITFVNTKDNHERIVSSLPSGNDLLSQISLVWVSDGLESSEERKKPGKSSEGVLKVMPEKVEELIECINGSESEKITCVLADQSLGWALEIVERKGIQRAAFCPASAAQLVLGLSIPKLIDNGIIDKDGTPLKKQVIQLSPTMPSISTENLVWVSLGNKIAQKHIFQLMVKNIKSTQKIEWLLCNSTHELEPAAFSLAPEITPIGPVLSRNQFKHSAGNFWPQELSCLKWLDQQPPNSVIYVAFGSFTTFDPTQFQELCLGLELSNRPFLWVVQPDIIEGTKNAYPEGFEERMCKQGRMVNWAPQQRILSHSSVACFISHCGWNSTLESVSNGIPILCWPYFADQFLNRNYICDVWKVGLGLERDGSGVITQCEIGSKIEKLLNDEGLKARAADLMVKVQISTGQGGLSNNNLNSFIRWIKT